Proteins from a single region of Salvelinus fontinalis isolate EN_2023a chromosome 15, ASM2944872v1, whole genome shotgun sequence:
- the LOC129812091 gene encoding gap junction beta-4 protein-like, producing MVSLTVNWAFLQSLLSGVNKYSTAFGRVWLSVVFLFRVMVFVVAAENVWGDEQKDFTCNTAQPGCHNVCYDHFFPVSHVRLWALQLIFVTCPSLLVVMHVAYRDERERKHTLKYGEGCQKIYMNTGKKRGGLWWTYVLTLVFKIAVDATFVYLIYHIYEGYDFPSLIKCEQKPCPNKVDCFIARPTEKRIFTIFMVVTSLACILLSFFEILYLVGKRCKEVFTSMHKNSPSSTIQPRQMAMATSLVVGGKNGMQSNSLKLPSIKLPSKDTSAPSYSVVVYA from the exons ATGG TCAGTCTCACAGTGAACTGGGCATTCCTCCAGAGCCTCCTCAGTGGGGTGAACAAGTACTCCACGGCGTTCGGCCGCGTGTGGCTGTCCGTTGTCTTCCTCTTCAGGGTCATGGTGTTTGTCGTGGCAGCCGAGAATGTGTGGGGCGATGAGCAAAAAGACTTCACGTGCAACACGGCCCAGCCTGGCTGCCACAACGTCTGTTACGACCACTTCTTCCCTGTGTCCCACGTCCGCCTGTGGGCCCTGCAGCTCATCTTCGTCACATGTCCCTCTCTCCTGGTGGTAATGCACGTAGCCTACAGAGATGAACGTGAGCGtaaacacacactaaaatacgGTGAGGGCTGCCAGAAAATCTACATGAACACCGGTAAGAAGCGTGGAGGGCTGTGGTGGACCTACGTCCTGACCCTGGTCTTCAAGATCGCTGTGGATGCCACCTTTGTGTATTTAATCTACCATATCTACGAGGGCTATGACTTCCCCTCCCTCATCAAGTGTGAGCAGAAGCCTTGTCCCAACAAGGTGGACTGCTTCATTGCTCGCCCCACTGAGAAGCGGATATTCACCATCTTCATGGTGGTCACCAGTCTGGCTTGTATCCTGCTCTCCTTCTTCGAGATCCTGTACCTGGTGGGGAAACGCTGTAAAGAGGTCTTCACCAGTATGCACAAGAACTCACCCTCCTCCACCATCCAGCCACGCCAGATGGCCATGGCTACCTCCCTGGTGGTTGGTGGCAAGAATGGAATGCAGTCCAACTCACTAAAGCTGCCCTCAATAAAGCTACCCAGCAAGGATACCTCAGCCCCATCGTATAGCGTTGTCGTGTATGCCTGA
- the LOC129811553 gene encoding peptidyl-prolyl cis-trans isomerase E-like, producing MKVVCVFLSVSSELPAKKGRTNPQVYMDIKIGNKPAARLRFLLRADIVPLTAENFRCLCTHEKGFGFKGSCFYRVIPQFMCQGGDFTNHNGTGGTRNKRRQAQAESDNFRLWRVCLT from the exons AtgaaagttgtgtgtgtgttcctgtcggTCTCT AGTGAGCTCCCAGCCAAGAAGGGCAGAACAAACCCCCAGGTTTACATGGACATCAAGATTGGCAATAAGCCAGCAGCGAGACTGCGCTTCCTGCTCCGAGCAGACATTGTTCCTTTGACTGCAG AAAACTTCCGCTGCTTGTGCACACATGAGAAGGGCTTTGGCTTCAAAGGCAGCTGTTTCTACCGTGTCATCCCACAGTTCATGTGTCAGGGAGGAGATTTCACCAACCACAATGGCACTGGGG GCACAAGGAACAAAAGAAGGCAAGCCCAAGCAGAAAGTGATAATTTCAGACTGTGGAGAGTATGTTTAACTTGA